From a region of the Microcebus murinus isolate Inina chromosome 25, M.murinus_Inina_mat1.0, whole genome shotgun sequence genome:
- the TASOR2 gene encoding protein TASOR 2 isoform X7, protein MLCDISLWPTYGTVLPTQLPQELDFKYVIKVSSLKKRLPEAAFRKQNYLEQKVCCQGLCFNLYEVELSNRQGEKIGKLTEYIKKNQLAIIKCLEDRGVFILLTSSALISESDFGAEQMGLHGLHLFHSPPSAGVKDLKVEDDISMKVIPILPTLNCALREAKKSLPEEATHPNTSVKRHFQELCKVDRSTPLTAAAQGGIKETAFFGKLSGGFDWAPPAEKCPSESLTQLKSYFADPSGYIFEVSTALDLLAEPPQSPCVSDGVCDAGFSLVMTPDPELLDSEAEVRKETETKKKSEEILKAKKAVVVPMSRASSLRVQPKRKASMPPVVQSKKVNLCRPLPKRTAPRADNGLDSPTTLKLVKGQFPQKRKRGAEVLTAQFVQKTKLDRKSQEGPISKEVPVTTNAKRTRKQEKSPVKTVARAKPPVKKSPQKQRVNVVRGHQKPRLRKQPQPAKRETASRLPSEISSAGQEDGISINTVLPENATVAHKDLPENSIVNYDSQALNMLADLALSSATSSTPASEPRNLPCSSELPENDVLLSKENSLRGTSDHVYHRGVKSQKGGLLPKPSSDKKSNSGSDLTISKDEESLVPYSQAPAKAQSALTEEKTDPSDASQSTFVSVEHSYALHLAEHSKRHLQQRGIPGPAFAKNGTKGPEAGTPVGKVMPFRHQQSVSPLQKLPEDPLMKRKSRLMSSSLKDFLFSHTVFSCDGSFKVTFKCETEYAFSLDSKYTNNPLEKTVVRALHGPWNTNLPDNVEEVKLLLHMWVALFYSSQNKVLRSSRKVVEHSNPAKYVSINSTFDSYELNEPEDSPCVERCSADPLSEPSEASRGPAAQVAFPDPHCLLPLIKPTPTRALALSMQNEQEEIFARECHLDTPENQTFLFSCNNEVIREKAKEDSSDKLETSNLVLSGIGSTETNRPSIPGEDETLQLLDSTRVASYNGTVTQATFTATYNGISSQPVMRQKSVYSTLENKVDILHAQVQTKSGAFQDLLQHGSPISSECQPSFEGKDDSMGYVMINLEPVTFTFDKNAYVPVQTEVVNRADKPTTFNKELIKQVSPAANLRHPVSTLEMAPTRGLRDIPSLAVSGQKGTQYLCVSSAGREMLDKETCSLQKEVPLPASSPSDGAAVMEALSLVRGSGYPVPSEEMKLSQDFLLQTQSLCGISSEEVAEPTRVDVDSSSASATLEKACSLNCTVSRSGTSDSSLGLSKHARSDLNSEIANFESFNSVFIKQTSLSVDREEVSLELSEEDSDIDLTLTISPPTSPREEMPAGEMEQIQEGPSSNLEDTAEETVEPEELPLTENREVNSAGYVSVYPAVSEPVENKKTKGDNLQPVTLILSKENCTLEIAEEINVTSDFPFNSLIEEVSPASSPDAPVPVEETRPLQAVSPCALRLHGTQYAKSNGFPHFESGDVGIAEKENSFVSPTRPVGQDNLTQVQQMQFSAEMPLMLTNHPGRKGRLTLPGNVTEEVVPGECEESLSFSEKMQCCGAELLNQPALAAEYRGDFKLSLEKPVKSGNPFQPKSIENRNLDLKHLVLGSSELPFNPRKVIEKSLGIKNNLFNRDVKTHEGSYLQSKSLNPASVDVAFATQAHMHSEIPALGSSSDRAPLTHYIRPLNVEPGFQTQEISVVKMASLLKNSETEAKLYEETVDPGTVDPQSNATSSKCEQEAIHMLQDVSQCVTKELMNGGIFPMCAGSCQDTADFSDNINKEPSASFVAEPFEPPACGVSKEHVDPERSGEGLGAEAGSETLARDAEVGMNSDMHYEPLSADSDLEPLGDCGDPKLDVEDSCTFRGGHARRKDAAEDDYDSLMNSHGSDHKDWSCSNRVPGEERDLPPRHWASGLKKEDKCVPYYIQIPDLQGIPRTYTNFTITKEFKDTTRTLHRLKRHPNFTANCGLLSSWTSTWQVADDLTQNTLDLEYLRFAHKVKETVKDGDAQPPASSASVFARESPLQIALGPFPLTKTCEAPVLRPMCRSRSPLLVTVVHSDPRQGQHGRGPTPGNLDSFSPCGHGRHLSCSPRNHAASFHLNKLKYNSNSTLKESRNDISLILSEYAEFNKVMMNSSQAVFQDKELNVASGEAMGPREMYLSCPRQSASYEDMITDLCTNLHVKLKSVMKEACKSTFLFYLVETEDKSFFVRTKNILRKGGHTDIEPEHFCQAFHREDDTLIIIIRNEDIASHLHQIPSLLKLKHFPSVIFAGVDSPGDVLNHTYQELFRAGGFVISDDEILEALTLVQLKEIVKILDKLNGNGRWKWLLHYRENKKLKEDVRVDSTAHKKNIILKSYQSANIIELLHYHQCDSRSSTKADILKCLINLQIQHIDARFAVFLTDKPTISREVFENSGILVTDVNNFIENIQEVAAPFRSSYW, encoded by the exons ATGCTATGTGATATAAGTCTATGGCCCACTTACGGTACAGTGCTCCCAACACAGCT acCACAGGAACTAGATTTTAAGTATGTAATAAAAGTGTCTTCCTTGAAAAAACGACTGCCAGAAGCTGCCTTTAGAAAACAGAATTACTTGGAACAAAAAG TCTGTTGCCAGGGTTTGTGCTTCAATCTGTATGAGGTGGAACTGTCAAACagacaaggggaaaaaataggGAAACTAacagaatacattaaaaagaacCAATTg GCAATCATCAAATGCTTAGAAGATCGGGGGGTTTTCATTTTACTTACATCATCAGCCTTAATATCAGAATCAG ATTTTGGAGCTGAGCAGATGGGTCTGCACGGGCTGCATTTGTTCCACTCGCCCCCATCAgcag GGGTGAAAGATTTGAAAGTCGAAGATGACATCTCAATGAAAGTGATACCTATTTTACCCACCCTTAATTGTGCCCTGCGAGAAGCAAAGAAATCACTTCCTGAAGAAGCAACCCATCCGAACACATCAGTAAAGCGTCATTTCCAAGAACTGTGCAAGGTGGACAGAAGCACCCCCCTGACGGCTGCTGCTCAGGGTGGCATCAAAGAGACTGCGTTCTTTGGGAAACTGTCCGGTGGCTTTGACTGGGCTCCTCCAGCTGAAAAGTGTCCTTCAGAGTCTTTAACTCAGCTGAAGTCTTATTTTGCAGATCCTAGTGGTTATATTTTTGAAGTGTCTACTGCTTTGGATTTGTTAGCAGAGCCTCCCCAGTCTCCTTGTGTTTCGGATGGCGTTTGTGATGCTGGGTTTTCTTTAGTTATGACTCCAGACCCTGAACTTCTTGACTCGGAGGCAGaagtaagaaaagaaactgagacaaaaaagaaatctgaagaaattCTGAAAGCAAAGAAGGCGGTTGTGGTTCCGATGAGTCGAGCATCAAGTCTGAGGGTGCAGCCTAAGAGAAAGGCCAGCATGCCCCCCGTGGTGCAGAGCAAAAAGGTGAACCTGTGCCGCCCCCTTCCCAAAAGAACTGCCCCCAGAGCAGACAATGGCTTGGATTCTCCAACAACTCTTAAGTTAGTTAAAGGCCAGTttcctcagaaaagaaaaagag GTGCGGAAGTGCTGACTGCACAGTTTGTACAGAAAACCAAACTGGATAGGAAAAGCCAAGAAGGTCCTATTTCTAAAGAGGTTCCAGTGACAACGAATGCTAAAAGAACAAGGAAACAAGAGAAATCTCCAGTCAAAACTGTTGCAAGGGCTAAGCCACCTGTGAAGAAATCTCCACAAAAACAGAGGGTAAACGTAGTAAGAGGCCATCAGAAGCCCAGACTCAGAAAGCAGCCACAGCCTG CCAAAAGAGAAACTGCTTCACGGCTTCCATCAGAAATTTCATCAGCTGGCCAGGAAGATGGTATTAGCATAAACACAGTTCTACCAGAAAATGCCACAGTGGCTCACAAAGATCTCCCTGAAAACTCCATTGTCAACTATGACTCCCAGGCCCTAAATATGTTAGCTGATCTAGCGTTAAGCTCTGCTACCTCTTCTACACCAGCATCTGAGCCCAGAAACCTTCCCTGCTCCTCTGAATTGCCAGAAAATGATGTTTTGCTCTCTAAAGAAAATTCTTTGCGAGGTACATCTGACCATGTATATCATAGGGGCGTTAAAAGTCAAAAAGGAGGATTATTACCTAAACCATCCTCGGATAAGAAGAGTAATTCTGGGTCAGACTTAACTATTAGCAAAGACGAAGAGAGCTTGGTTCCTTATAGCCAGGCCCCTGCCAAAGCCCAGTCAGCACTTACTGAGGAAAAAACAGACCCCTCAGATGCAAGCCAAAGCACTTTTGTCTCTGTGGAACACTCATATGCCCTGCACCTTGCAGAACATTCAAAGAGACATCTACAGCAGAGAGGGATCCCAGGCCCTGCCTTTGCCAAGAATGGGACAAAAGGCCCTGAAGCAGGGACCCCGGTGGGGAAAGTCATGCCGTTCCGGCATCAGCAGAGCGTCTCCCCTCTGCAGAAGCTTCCTGAAGATCCGCTGATGAAGCGCAAAAGCCGACTGATGTCTTCTAGcctgaaagattttcttttctctcacacCGTGTTTAGCTGTGATGGCTCCTTCAAGGTCACTTTCAAATGTGAAACAGAATATGCATTCAGCTTAGATAGCAAATACACCAACAACCCACTAGAGAAAACCGTAGTAAGAGCGTTACATGG GCCCTGGAACACCAACTTGCCTGACAATGTGGAAGAAGTGAAGCTTTTACTTCATATGTGGGTAGCTCTGTTTTACAGCAGTCAGAACAAGGTCCTACGATCATCCCGAAAAGTGGTGGAACACAGCAACCCTGCAAAATACGTGTCTATAAACAGCACGTTCGACTCTTATGAGCTCAACGAACCAGAGGATTCCCCTTGTGTGGAGAGATGTTCTGCAGACCCTCTGTCAGAGCCTAGCGAAGCTTCCAGGGGTCCTGCTGCCCAAGTGGCCTTCCCCGACCCACACTGCCTGCTTCCTCTCATCAAGCCAACACCCACCAGGGCCTTGGCACTCTCCATGCAGAACGAACAGGAAGAAATTTTTGCAAGAGAGTGTCATCTCGATACCCCGGAAAACCAgactttcctcttttcttgtaATAATGAG GTAATTAGGGAAAAAGCTAAAGAAGACTCATCAGATAAACTAGAGACTTCTAATCTTGTGCTTTCTGGTATTGGAAGTACTGAAACTAACAGACcttctattcctggtgaagatgaaACCCTTCAGCTGTTAGACAGCACAAGGGTGGCTTCTTACAATGGTACTGTCACTCAAGCCACATTCACTGCGACTTACAATGGGATCAGCAGCCAGCCGGTTATGCGTCAGAAGTCTGTGTACAGCACCCTTGAAAACAAAGTTGATATTCTTCATGCACAAGTACAGACAAAATCAGGTGCTTTTCAGGACCTTCTCCAGCATGGCAGCCCCATAAGCAGTGAGTGCCAGCCTTCCTTTGAAGGGAAGGATGACAGTATGGGGTACGTAATGATTAATCTGGAACCCGTTACTTTCACTTTTGACAAAAATGCCTATGTACCGGTACAGACAGAAGTAGTAAATAGAGCTGATAAACCTACCACCTTTAATAAGGAGTTGATTAAACAAGTCTCACCTGCTGCAAATCTTAGACATCCTGTATCCACATTGGAAATGGCACCGACACGAGGTCTCAGGGACATTCCATCTCTAGCAGTATCAGGACAGAAGGGCACTCAGTACCTTTGTGTCTCCTCAGCAGGTCGAGAGATGCTTGATAAAGAAACGTGTTCCTTACAGAAAGAGGTGCCTCTTCCAGCCTCATCGCCCTCGGACGGTGCAGCGGTGATGGAGGCGTTATCGTTAGTTAGAGGCTCTGGTTATCCGGTACCCAGTGAAGAAATGAAGCTCTCTCAAGACTTCCTTCTGCAGACTCAGAGTCTCTGTGGCATATCTTCAGAAGAGGTGGCGGAGCCGACGCGGGTTGACGTAGACTCATCGTCAGCCTCCGCCACCTTGGAAAAGGCGTGTTCACTTAATTGCACTGTGTCAAGAAGTGGGACATCAGACAGCTCTTTAGGACTAAGCAAGCATGCCAGGAGTGATCTAAACAGTGAAATTGCGAATTTTGAGTCATTTAACTCAGTATTTATCAAACAAACCAGCCTGTCTGTGGATAGAGAGGAGGTCAGCCTAGAGTTATCAGAGGAAGATTCCGATATCGACTTGACTCTGACAATATCACCACCTACAAGTCCCAGAGAAGAAATGCCAGCTGGTGAGATGGAGCAAATTCAGGAGGGCCCATCATCAAATTTAGAGGATACAGCTGAAGAAACAGTTGAGCCAGAAGAGCTGCCTCTCACAGAAAACAGAGAAGTGAACTCAGCTGGTTATGTGTCTGTGTATCCTGCAGTATCAGAACCAGTtgaaaataagaagacaaaagGTGATAATTTGCAACCAGTTACTTTAATACTTTCTAAGGAAAACTGCACACTTGAGATTGCAGAGGAAATTAACGTGACTTCTGACTTTCCCTTTAATTCTCTAATTGAGGAAGTGTCACCAGCTTCCAGTCCTGACGCCCCTGTACCAGTTGAAGAGACGAGACCACTTCAGGCTGTGTCTCCATGTGCTTTAAGACTTCATGGTACACAGTATGCAAAGAGTAATGGATTCCCCCATTTTGAGTCGGGAGATGTAGGcatagcagaaaaagaaaactcttttgtCAGTCCTACCCGTCCAGTGGGACAAGATAACTTAACTCAGGTACAACAAATGCAGTTCTCTGCTGAAATGCCTCTAATGTTAACTAACCATCCAGGAAGAAAAGGTAGACTAACCCTTCCTGGTAATGTAACTGAGGAAGTCGTCCCAGGTGAGTGTGAGGAGAGTTTATCTTTCTCAGAAAAGATGCAGTGCTGTGGTGCAGAGTTATTAAACCAACCTGCCTTAGCTGCTGAATACAGAGGTGACTTCAAACTGTCTCTCGAAAAACCGGTGAAATCGGGAAATCCGTTCCAGCCAAAAAGTATAGAGAACAGAAATTTGGACTTAAAACATCTTGTCTTGGGGTCCAGTGAACTTCCATTTAATCCTAGAAAGGTTATTGAAAAGTCTTTGGGCATTAAAAACAATCTCTTTAACAGGGATGTGAAAACACACGAAGGCAGTTACCTGCAGAGTAAGTCCTTGAACCCCGCCTCAGTCGATGTAGCTTTCGctacacaggcacacatgcactCAGAGATCCCAGCACTTGGTTCTTCCTCAGATCGTGCTCCATTGACCCATTATATAAGACCACTGAATGTAGAGCCAGGGTTTCAAACCCAGGAAATATCAGTAGTCAAAATGGCCAGTTTGCTTAAGAACAGTGAAACTGAAGCAAAGTTATATGAAGAAACCGTAGATCCAGGCACCGTTGACCCTCAATCGAACGCCACATCTTCAAAATGCGAACAAGAAGCAATCCACATGTTGCAGGATGTGTCACAGTGTGTAACAAAGGAGCTGATGAATGGTGGCATTTTCCCCATGTGTGCTGGTTCTTGCCAAGATACAGCAGACTTCAGTGACAATATTAATAAAGAGCCTTCTGCTTCCTTTGTTGCAGAGCCCTTTGAGCCTCCTGCTTGTGGAGTCTCTAAAGAGCACGTGGACCCTGAGAGGTCTGGTGAGGGGCTCGGGGCTGAGGCTGGGTCTGAAACCCTGGCCAGGGACGCAGAGGTCGGCATGAATTCAGACATGCATTATGAACCACTTTCTGCAGACTCTGATCTAGAACCTCTTGGTGACTGTGGAGATCCCAAATTAGACGTGGAAGACTCTTGCACCTTTAGAGGCGGTCACGCCAGGAGAAAAGATGCTGCCGAAGATGACTATGACTCTCTGATGAACTCTCATGGTAGTGATCACAAAGACTGGAGCTGCTCTAACCGGGTTCCAGGTGAGGAGAGGGACCTTCCTCCCAGGCACTGGGCCAGTGGATTAAAGAAGGAAGATAAGTGCGTGCCCTATTATATCCAAATCCCGGATCTCCAAGGAATCCCCAGAACTTACACCAACTTTACTATAACGAAAGAGTTCAAAGATACCACAAGAACTTTACACCGCCTGAAGAGGCACCCGAATTTCACTGCAAACTGTGGCCTGCTCAGCTCCTGGACAAGCACTTGGCAGGTGGCAGACGACCTAACCCAGAACACGTTAGACCTGGAGTACCTGCGTTTTGCACACAAGGTAAAAGAAACTGTGAAGGACGGGGACGCgcagcctcctgcctcctccgCTAGCGTCTTTGCAAGGGAGTCACCTCTGCAAATCGCCCTTGGACCCTTCCCCTTGACAAAAACGTGTGAGGCCCCCGTCCTGCGCCCTATGTGCAGGAGCAGAAGCCCCCTTCTGGTGACAGTTGTGCACTCAGACCCCAGACAGGGTCAGCATGGGAGAGGCCCCACGCCTGGCAATCTGGACAGCTTTTCCCCTTGTGGCCACGGTAGACATCTTTCCTGTTCTCCAAGAAACCACGCTGCCTCGTTCCACCTCAACAAACTGAAGTACAACAGCAACAGTACTTTGAAAGAATCTCGAAATGATATTTCACTTATTCTCAGTGAATATGCTGAGTTCAACAAGGTGATGATGAATAGCAGCCAGGCAGTCTTCCAAGATAAAGAATTAAACGTGGCTTCTGGAGAAGCCATGGGGCCTCGAGAGATGTATCTGTCTTGCCCGAGACAGTCGGCCTCCTACGAAGACATGATCACAGACCTGTGCACCAACCTGCACGTCAAACTGAAAAGTGTCATGAAAGAGGCTTGTAAAAGCACCTTCCTGTTCTACCTTGTTGAAACAGAAGACAAATCATTCTTTGTAAGAACAAAG AACATTCTGAGGAAGGGGGGCCATACAGACATCGAACCTGAGCACTTCTGTCAAGCTTTTCACAGAGAGGATGACACACTAATAATCATCATCAGAAATGAAGATATAGCATCACATTTGCATCAA ATTCCGTCGTTGCTGAAGCTGAAGCATTTCCCCAGCGTCATCTTTGCTGGCGTCGACAGCCCCGGCGACGTTCTCAATCACACCTACCAAGAGCTGTTCCGTGCGGGAGGCTTTGTGATATCAGACGACGAGATACTAGAAGCCCTAACCTTAG TTCAGCTGAAGGAAATTGTGAAAATCCTGGACAAACTAAACGGAAATGGAAGATGGAAGTGGTTGCTTCACTACAGGGAAAACAAAAAGCTGAAGGAAGATGTGCG